TACAAAGCTATCATAATATTCTTTTAGTATATCGCTCTGCTCTAGGAGTTCTTCTGCGGAAACGCCTAAATCCTTTTCAATTGAGTTCACAAGGGAAGACTTTTGTCGAGCATCCTCACCCAAACTTTGTTTCCACAAATCATCAAAGGATAAGGTTCCTAATTTACTCACAAATTTTTTAACATCTTCATGAGTCAAATATCCTGCTGAATATGTAACATAGTCACTTAATAGCTCATCTGCTTCTTCATTAGAATAGTCCTGGAACCCTAGCACTGGAAGCTGCTCATCAGTATTAATTGTA
The sequence above is drawn from the Candidatus Nucleicultrix amoebiphila FS5 genome and encodes:
- a CDS encoding DUF1877 family protein; amino-acid sequence: MSMIINFYPVPDELTQQVENKSTSIINLADYVQKKFLDDEDQHNDHLELYYHTSFAIIERLYNATINTDEQLPVLGFQDYSNEEADELLSDYVTYSAGYLTHEDVKKFVSKLGTLSFDDLWKQSLGEDARQKSSLVNSIEKDLGVSAEELLEQSDILKEYYDSFVDFIKNITTIGLQKRLGLFISVD